A single window of Chitinophaga sp. XS-30 DNA harbors:
- a CDS encoding mercuric reductase has protein sequence MKKYDAIIIGSGQAGTPLAKKLAKAGWKTAIIEKRFVGGTCVNDGCTPSKTMAGAARMTYMAGRAQEFGIPSDPSQIDLKTVVDRKNSVVSRSREGLLKSLTETPGLDLLTGTAAFSGHKTVNVTYTDGSADELSADHIFINTGTRPRIPSIPGLDNVPYLTSTTLLDIPEKPEHLLILGSGYIAMEFGQMFRRFGSAVTILERAPNILIREDEDVAETIAGIMEEDGIRIITSADVKEATQENGKITLAVAINGATQRISGSHLLIGAGRIPNSDALQLQQTGVAADDKGYIITNEKLETNVEGIYALGDVKGGPAFTHISYNDFLIVSGNLLEKKQRSVRDRQVPYCMFTDPELGRIGLTEKEARAQGFKIKVAKLPLTKVARGIESGETRGLMKAVVDAETKQILGASILSVSGGEIMSVLQVAMMGHITYEEMRNNVFAHPTFTESLNNLFMTLDND, from the coding sequence ATGAAAAAATATGACGCTATTATTATCGGATCAGGACAGGCCGGCACTCCGCTCGCGAAAAAACTGGCAAAAGCAGGATGGAAAACAGCGATCATAGAAAAACGGTTCGTTGGCGGCACCTGTGTCAATGATGGATGCACTCCTTCCAAAACGATGGCAGGCGCCGCCAGAATGACCTATATGGCAGGCAGGGCACAGGAATTCGGCATTCCTTCAGACCCTTCGCAAATAGACCTGAAAACCGTAGTGGACAGAAAGAACAGTGTGGTCAGCCGCTCCCGGGAAGGTCTGCTCAAAAGCCTGACGGAAACGCCCGGTCTCGATCTGCTGACCGGCACGGCCGCATTCAGCGGCCACAAGACCGTCAACGTCACTTATACCGACGGCAGCGCGGATGAACTCTCCGCTGATCATATTTTCATCAATACCGGCACCAGGCCCCGCATCCCCTCCATACCCGGACTGGACAATGTGCCTTATCTCACCTCCACTACGTTGCTCGATATACCGGAGAAACCCGAACACCTGCTGATACTGGGCAGCGGCTACATTGCCATGGAATTCGGGCAGATGTTCCGGCGCTTCGGGTCCGCCGTAACCATCCTGGAACGCGCGCCCAACATTCTCATCCGCGAAGATGAGGACGTTGCCGAAACGATAGCGGGCATCATGGAAGAAGACGGCATCCGCATCATTACCTCCGCTGATGTAAAGGAAGCCACGCAGGAAAACGGGAAGATCACGCTTGCCGTTGCGATCAACGGCGCCACACAGCGGATCAGCGGCTCCCATCTCCTCATCGGCGCAGGCCGCATTCCCAACTCCGATGCCCTGCAGCTGCAGCAAACAGGTGTGGCTGCGGACGACAAAGGATACATCATCACCAATGAAAAACTGGAAACAAATGTGGAAGGCATTTATGCGCTTGGCGATGTAAAAGGCGGTCCGGCTTTCACACATATTTCTTATAACGATTTCCTGATCGTGTCAGGCAATCTCCTGGAAAAAAAACAGCGCTCTGTCAGGGACCGGCAGGTGCCGTACTGCATGTTCACCGATCCGGAACTAGGCAGGATAGGGCTGACGGAAAAAGAAGCGCGCGCGCAGGGATTTAAGATAAAAGTTGCTAAATTACCATTGACAAAAGTGGCGCGGGGCATCGAGTCCGGCGAAACCCGGGGCTTGATGAAAGCGGTGGTGGATGCGGAAACGAAACAGATCCTCGGCGCCTCCATCCTCTCCGTGAGCGGAGGAGAGATCATGTCTGTTTTACAGGTGGCGATGATGGGCCACATTACATATGAAGAAATGCGCAATAATGTTTTTGCACACCCTACATTTACAGAATCATTGAATAATCTGTTTATGACGCTGGATAATGATTGA
- the cobA gene encoding uroporphyrinogen-III C-methyltransferase: MPDPQLSLVGAGPGDPELITLKAIRTIGQADVILYDALVNADLLQYASPAAHKQFVGKRYGCHALSQQEINDLIVEMALAHGHVVRLKGGDPFIFGRAVEEMEAAQKAGIPVNVVPGISSALAVPAMQLLPLTCRGVSESLWITTGTTRTGDISADIRLAAQSTATVVILMAMSKLAGIMDIFATNGKEHTPVAIIQNGTMANERIITGTVRDIMLRAEAGGFANPAIIVVGEVVTVRAQLLKILEEPRVRPNVITGNEER; encoded by the coding sequence ATGCCAGATCCGCAATTATCTTTAGTGGGAGCGGGGCCGGGAGATCCCGAGTTGATCACGCTGAAAGCCATCCGCACGATCGGGCAGGCCGATGTGATCCTTTATGATGCGCTGGTGAATGCGGATCTTTTGCAATATGCCTCACCGGCCGCGCATAAGCAGTTCGTTGGCAAGCGCTATGGCTGCCACGCGCTGTCCCAGCAGGAGATCAACGATCTCATCGTGGAGATGGCATTGGCGCATGGGCATGTGGTGCGATTGAAGGGAGGTGACCCCTTCATATTCGGAAGGGCCGTAGAGGAGATGGAAGCTGCGCAGAAAGCGGGTATCCCGGTGAATGTGGTGCCCGGCATTTCCAGCGCACTGGCAGTTCCGGCCATGCAGCTGCTGCCGCTCACCTGCCGCGGTGTTTCGGAAAGCCTCTGGATCACCACGGGCACAACCCGGACCGGCGATATTTCAGCCGACATCCGGCTGGCAGCGCAGTCCACCGCCACCGTAGTGATCCTGATGGCCATGAGCAAACTGGCCGGGATCATGGACATATTCGCAACTAACGGCAAGGAACATACGCCGGTGGCCATTATTCAGAACGGCACCATGGCAAATGAACGTATTATCACCGGCACCGTCAGGGATATTATGCTGAGAGCGGAAGCCGGCGGTTTTGCCAACCCCGCCATCATTGTGGTGGGAGAAGTCGTAACGGTGCGTGCGCAGCTGTTGAAAATATTGGAGGAGCCGCGCGTACGGCCGAATGTAATTACAGGTAATGAAGAAAGATAA
- the uxaC gene encoding glucuronate isomerase yields MKQFLDEHFLLETPTAQRLYHDFAKQMPVIDYHCHLPPDQIAGDINFPNLTQAWLYGDHYKWRAMRTNGIPERFCTGDAKDEEKFAKWAETVPFTMRNPLYHWTHLELQRYFDVHDILNERSAAAIYEACTAKLQTAEYSVRNLLRKMNVKVVCTTDDPADTLEHHQKIREENMDIRVLPAFRPDKAMAVEDPASFNQYISRLEAVSGIAVSDYRHYLDALKQRHDFFASMGCSVSDHGLERIYADDYTEQEVTAAFSKIRAGKALSAEEQSTFKSAMLVVFAQWDHEKGWVQQYHLGALRNNNSRMLRQLGPDTGWDSIGDFSQAAALARFLNRLDANDQLTKTIIYNLNPADNELMATMTGNFNDGSFPGKVQFGSAWWFLDQKDGMVRQLNALSNMGLLSRFVGMLTDSRSFLSYPRHEYFRRILCNLLGEEIEKGELPNDITWVGSMVEQICYFNAVRYFNWNKVVIQ; encoded by the coding sequence ATGAAACAGTTCCTGGACGAGCATTTTTTACTGGAGACACCAACAGCGCAAAGGCTGTATCACGATTTTGCGAAGCAGATGCCGGTGATCGATTATCATTGTCACCTGCCACCGGACCAGATCGCCGGTGATATCAATTTTCCCAATCTCACTCAAGCCTGGCTGTATGGCGATCATTACAAATGGCGCGCCATGCGTACGAATGGCATTCCCGAACGCTTTTGCACCGGGGATGCGAAGGATGAGGAAAAGTTCGCCAAATGGGCGGAGACCGTGCCCTTCACCATGCGTAATCCCCTGTATCACTGGACGCACCTGGAACTGCAGCGTTACTTTGATGTGCATGATATCCTCAACGAACGCTCTGCCGCCGCGATCTACGAAGCCTGCACCGCAAAGCTGCAGACCGCCGAATATTCCGTGCGGAACCTGCTGCGGAAGATGAACGTAAAGGTCGTTTGCACAACCGATGATCCTGCGGACACGCTGGAACATCATCAGAAGATCAGGGAGGAAAATATGGATATCCGCGTATTGCCTGCATTCCGGCCGGACAAAGCGATGGCCGTGGAAGATCCTGCATCCTTCAATCAATACATCTCCCGGCTGGAAGCTGTGTCCGGTATCGCCGTTTCCGATTACCGGCATTACCTGGACGCATTGAAACAGCGGCATGATTTCTTCGCATCGATGGGCTGCTCCGTATCTGATCATGGGCTCGAAAGGATCTACGCGGACGACTATACGGAGCAGGAAGTGACGGCGGCTTTTTCAAAGATCCGTGCCGGAAAGGCCTTGTCCGCGGAGGAGCAGTCAACATTCAAATCCGCCATGCTGGTAGTGTTTGCGCAGTGGGACCATGAAAAAGGATGGGTGCAGCAATATCACCTCGGGGCTTTACGCAATAACAACTCCCGGATGTTGCGGCAGCTGGGCCCGGATACGGGCTGGGATTCGATCGGGGATTTCTCCCAGGCCGCAGCCCTCGCCCGTTTCCTCAACCGCCTGGATGCAAATGATCAGTTGACAAAGACCATCATCTACAATCTCAATCCCGCCGATAACGAACTGATGGCTACCATGACGGGGAATTTCAATGACGGGAGCTTCCCCGGCAAAGTGCAGTTCGGCTCCGCCTGGTGGTTCCTGGACCAGAAGGACGGTATGGTACGCCAGCTGAATGCCCTGAGCAATATGGGCTTGCTGAGCAGGTTTGTGGGCATGCTCACCGATTCGCGCAGTTTTCTTTCCTATCCCCGTCATGAATATTTCCGCCGCATCCTCTGCAATCTGCTGGGAGAGGAGATCGAGAAAGGAGAACTGCCCAATGATATCACCTGGGTAGGCAGCATGGTGGAGCAGATATGTTACTTCAATGCCGTACGGTACTTTAACTGGAACAAGGTTGTTATACAGTGA
- the egtD gene encoding L-histidine N(alpha)-methyltransferase, whose product MNTAVTTRKQVNVFMSDVMAGLNASPKYLQSKYFYDARGDALFQQIMHCRDYYLTRCEMEILSVQSGEMAALLSGDQPFDLIELGAGDASKSFHLLKALIQRKSLHCYYPIDISANIIAHLEETLPAKLPGLNMEGLNGDYLDMLQMTRQRSGRKRVIMFMGSSIGNFTPPEALQFCCRLRQQMNPGDVLIVGFDLKKHPAIILKAYNDSQGITKAFNLNLLHRINRELGADFNTDNFGHYPVYDPLTGSCKSYLISLAEQTVRIGEAGTVRFRKDEAIYMEISQKYTLEEIHQMMESAGFKPLRHFHDTKKWFTDTVWQCL is encoded by the coding sequence ATGAACACAGCAGTGACGACCCGGAAGCAGGTCAATGTTTTTATGAGCGATGTAATGGCCGGCCTGAACGCCAGCCCCAAATACCTCCAGTCGAAATACTTTTACGACGCCAGAGGAGATGCCTTGTTCCAGCAGATCATGCATTGCCGGGACTATTACCTGACCCGCTGCGAGATGGAAATACTCTCGGTACAATCCGGCGAAATGGCGGCCCTGCTTTCGGGAGACCAACCGTTCGACCTGATAGAGCTGGGCGCGGGGGATGCATCCAAATCCTTCCATCTGCTGAAGGCGCTTATACAGCGCAAATCCCTGCACTGCTACTACCCGATAGATATATCCGCCAACATCATCGCACACCTGGAAGAAACGCTGCCGGCCAAATTACCGGGACTGAACATGGAGGGGCTGAACGGAGATTACCTGGATATGCTGCAAATGACCAGGCAACGTTCCGGCAGAAAACGGGTGATCATGTTCATGGGCTCCAGCATCGGGAACTTCACTCCGCCCGAAGCCTTGCAGTTCTGCTGCAGGCTGCGCCAGCAGATGAACCCGGGCGATGTGCTCATTGTCGGATTTGACCTGAAAAAACATCCGGCCATTATCCTGAAAGCCTATAACGATTCACAGGGCATTACCAAAGCTTTTAACCTCAACCTGCTCCACCGCATCAACCGGGAACTTGGCGCGGATTTCAATACGGACAATTTCGGGCATTATCCCGTGTACGATCCGCTGACCGGCAGCTGCAAAAGCTATCTCATCAGTCTTGCTGAACAGACGGTACGTATCGGAGAAGCAGGAACAGTACGGTTCCGGAAAGATGAAGCGATCTATATGGAGATATCGCAGAAATACACCCTGGAAGAGATCCACCAGATGATGGAGAGCGCGGGATTCAAGCCGCTGCGGCATTTTCACGATACAAAAAAGTGGTTTACAGACACCGTATGGCAGTGCCTGTAA
- a CDS encoding ABC transporter permease/substrate-binding protein — MMNEFAGFLRSHGGKILQQTLTHINLTLVSVAIAILIGVPLGILVARKRRLAGTVLGAAGVMQTIPSIALLGFMIPLLGIGSQPAIVALFLYALLPIIRNTYTGITGVDATVIEAAKGLGMSSSQILFKVELPLSMPVLIAGIRTATVINVGVATLAAYIAAGGLGEFIFGGIALNNTNMILAGAIPAALLALLFDFILSRIQKFNWRKYRMKAGIIGAVVISFVLFSMLPSVKQGKLLAGFTPEFMGRMDGYLGLKKYYGLDIRTVVINDAVMYQAMYEGKLDVVSGYSTDGRIRSYNLVTLEDDRHIFPPYFAAPVVRTATLEKYPELEDALNKLAGRINDSVMTMLNYQADFLKKDPAAVAKDFLVAQQLYQPPRKGTKGTVRIGSKIFTEQYILVEMYSMLIKGYTDLDVSAKTGLGGTKICFDAIVNDQIDLYPEYTGTGLLVILQAEEENVSRLTKNKDSVYQFVQEQFLRQYQLRWLQPIGFNNAYALMMRKERAEELNIRSISDLADYLGGNDK, encoded by the coding sequence ATGATGAATGAATTTGCCGGCTTTCTGCGATCGCACGGGGGCAAAATATTGCAGCAGACGCTCACGCATATCAATCTTACCCTGGTATCCGTAGCGATCGCTATACTGATCGGGGTGCCGCTGGGCATCCTGGTGGCGCGGAAACGCAGGCTGGCCGGCACGGTGCTGGGGGCCGCGGGGGTAATGCAGACCATCCCCAGCATCGCGCTGCTGGGTTTCATGATCCCTTTGCTCGGCATCGGCTCGCAACCTGCTATTGTCGCGCTCTTCCTCTATGCCCTGCTGCCCATCATCCGCAATACCTATACGGGCATTACCGGTGTGGACGCTACGGTGATCGAAGCGGCCAAAGGCCTTGGCATGAGCAGCAGCCAGATACTGTTCAAAGTGGAACTCCCCCTGTCCATGCCCGTGCTGATCGCCGGTATCAGAACGGCTACCGTTATCAATGTGGGAGTGGCCACGCTGGCCGCCTACATCGCAGCGGGAGGGCTTGGAGAATTTATCTTCGGCGGCATTGCCCTGAACAATACGAACATGATCCTTGCGGGGGCTATTCCCGCGGCATTACTGGCGCTTTTGTTCGACTTCATCCTGTCCCGTATACAAAAATTCAACTGGCGCAAATACCGCATGAAAGCGGGCATTATCGGCGCAGTGGTAATATCCTTCGTTCTTTTTTCGATGCTGCCTTCCGTAAAGCAGGGTAAACTGCTGGCGGGCTTCACACCGGAGTTCATGGGGCGGATGGATGGATATCTTGGGCTGAAAAAATACTACGGGCTGGATATCCGTACCGTGGTGATCAATGACGCAGTAATGTACCAGGCCATGTACGAAGGTAAGCTGGATGTGGTCAGCGGATACAGTACGGACGGGCGCATCCGCTCCTACAACCTCGTAACGCTGGAAGATGACCGCCACATCTTCCCGCCGTATTTTGCCGCACCGGTTGTACGCACCGCCACGCTGGAAAAGTATCCTGAGCTGGAAGATGCGCTGAACAAACTGGCCGGCAGGATCAATGATTCGGTGATGACCATGCTCAATTACCAGGCGGATTTCCTGAAAAAAGATCCGGCCGCCGTGGCAAAGGATTTCCTTGTTGCCCAACAGCTCTACCAGCCACCGCGCAAAGGCACCAAAGGCACGGTGCGCATCGGCTCGAAAATATTCACGGAGCAATACATTCTCGTGGAAATGTACAGCATGCTGATCAAAGGATATACAGATCTGGACGTATCGGCCAAAACCGGCCTTGGCGGCACCAAGATCTGCTTCGATGCGATCGTTAACGACCAGATAGATCTCTATCCCGAATATACCGGCACCGGCCTGCTGGTGATCCTGCAGGCGGAGGAAGAAAATGTCAGCCGCCTGACAAAAAATAAGGATAGTGTGTACCAATTCGTTCAGGAACAATTCTTGCGGCAGTACCAGCTCCGTTGGCTGCAACCCATCGGCTTCAATAATGCTTATGCGCTGATGATGCGGAAAGAGCGCGCGGAAGAGTTGAATATCCGCAGCATATCGGACCTCGCAGATTATCTCGGCGGGAATGACAAATGA
- a CDS encoding tagaturonate reductase has product MILSRFTLKNIVPGALEVPDGSLFSLPEKVLQFGTGVLLRGLPDDYIDKANRKGIFNGRIVIVKSTAQGDTTAFEQQDNLYTLCVRGIRNGEKIEENRINSAISRVLNAQSDWEQILECAHDSDMQVIISNTTEVGIHLVNDDIRRHPPVSFPGKLLAFLYERFRAFDGSPHSGMVIVPTELVENNGKKLESIVLELAHLNSLPEEFIEWLEQYNHFCNSLVDRIVPGWPDAEKQAALEAEFGYRDKLLCMAEAYSLWAIEGNEHIRKVLGFAEANEEIVIVPDISLHRELKLRLLNGTHTLSCGPAFLAGIDTVKEATDDPVLSVFIQDLMLQELAPAIPYGVEPAVAAAFGNSVLDRFRNPNIRHLWKSITAQYSSKMKMRCIPLLLHHYRSNTTPPPLFAFGFAAYLWFMKGETHAVTDDQAPVFSKRWKSLSTEELVLQTLTDKAFWETDLTLLPGFYTAVVTHLQAMMQSGVKAALQKHTVQAI; this is encoded by the coding sequence ATGATCCTGTCTCGTTTTACATTAAAGAACATTGTGCCGGGCGCACTGGAAGTACCGGATGGATCGCTCTTCAGCCTGCCGGAAAAAGTTTTGCAATTCGGTACCGGCGTATTGCTGAGGGGACTGCCGGATGATTATATCGACAAAGCCAACCGGAAAGGGATCTTCAACGGAAGGATCGTGATCGTCAAGTCCACCGCACAGGGCGATACAACTGCTTTTGAGCAGCAGGACAACCTGTACACGCTTTGCGTACGGGGCATCAGGAACGGGGAAAAGATCGAAGAGAACAGGATCAATTCCGCGATCAGCCGTGTGCTCAATGCGCAGAGCGATTGGGAGCAGATACTGGAATGTGCGCATGACAGCGATATGCAGGTGATCATTTCCAATACCACAGAAGTAGGCATTCACTTGGTGAATGACGATATCCGCCGCCATCCGCCTGTTTCTTTTCCCGGCAAGCTGCTGGCATTTTTGTACGAACGCTTCCGCGCCTTCGACGGTAGCCCGCATAGCGGCATGGTGATCGTACCCACGGAACTGGTAGAGAACAACGGGAAGAAGCTGGAATCTATCGTATTGGAACTGGCACATCTCAACAGCCTGCCGGAGGAATTCATAGAGTGGCTGGAGCAGTACAATCATTTCTGCAATTCGCTGGTAGACCGTATTGTGCCGGGCTGGCCGGATGCGGAAAAGCAGGCGGCGCTGGAAGCGGAGTTCGGTTACCGGGACAAGCTGCTTTGCATGGCCGAAGCCTACAGTCTCTGGGCGATCGAAGGAAATGAGCACATCCGGAAAGTACTGGGTTTTGCGGAAGCGAATGAGGAGATCGTTATCGTGCCGGACATCAGCCTGCATCGTGAGCTGAAGCTCCGCCTGCTGAACGGAACGCATACCCTCAGCTGCGGTCCCGCTTTCCTGGCGGGAATTGACACCGTGAAGGAAGCAACGGATGATCCCGTGCTGTCTGTTTTTATACAGGACCTCATGCTGCAGGAATTGGCGCCGGCGATCCCTTACGGGGTGGAACCGGCCGTAGCGGCTGCTTTTGGCAACAGCGTGCTGGACCGTTTCCGGAACCCGAACATCCGTCATCTCTGGAAAAGCATTACCGCACAATACAGTTCAAAAATGAAAATGCGCTGCATCCCGCTGCTGCTGCATCATTACAGATCGAACACCACACCGCCGCCTTTGTTTGCCTTCGGCTTTGCGGCGTACCTGTGGTTCATGAAAGGAGAAACACATGCCGTAACAGATGATCAGGCCCCTGTTTTCAGCAAGCGCTGGAAATCCCTGTCTACAGAAGAGCTGGTGTTGCAGACGCTGACGGACAAGGCTTTCTGGGAAACCGACCTGACTTTGCTGCCCGGATTTTATACCGCTGTCGTTACCCACCTGCAGGCCATGATGCAGTCCGGTGTAAAGGCAGCCCTGCAAAAACATACCGTACAAGCTATATGA
- the egtB gene encoding ergothioneine biosynthesis protein EgtB — MNLLTQYKTVRQLTERICSPLQKEDYVVQPVADVSPPKWHLGHTTWFFETLILKPYSKDYTEYDPDFNFVFNSYYESLGTRVIRTQRGNLSRPTVDEIYRYRAHVDKGMETLLASPVNSDLATLIVLGCHHEQQHQELLWTDIKYILGHNPLFPAYSEKAPAATQKMAKPGFLQVQEGLYDIGYEGDGFCYDNELDRHPVYIQDFRIASELVTNEEYLAFIHEGGYKNFVHWHAEGWDWVKNNAVEAPLYWHYIDGQWYNYTLQGLQPVNMQDPVTHVSYYEAAAYAAWQGKRLPTEFEWEAAADRFAWGKCWEWTESAYLPYPGFTRAPGAVGEYNGKFMVNQKVLRGASAFTSPGHQRITYRNFFHPHLRWQLTGIRLAQ, encoded by the coding sequence ATGAACCTTCTTACACAATACAAGACCGTCCGGCAATTGACAGAGCGTATCTGCAGCCCTTTACAAAAGGAAGATTATGTGGTGCAGCCCGTAGCGGATGTCAGTCCTCCCAAATGGCATCTCGGCCATACCACCTGGTTCTTCGAGACGCTGATACTGAAACCTTACAGCAAAGACTATACGGAATATGATCCCGATTTCAACTTCGTTTTCAATAGTTACTATGAAAGTCTTGGTACCAGGGTGATCCGCACACAGCGCGGCAATCTCAGCCGCCCGACGGTGGACGAGATCTATCGTTATCGTGCACACGTAGATAAAGGCATGGAAACATTGCTGGCCTCCCCGGTAAACAGCGATCTGGCTACGCTCATTGTGCTGGGCTGCCATCACGAGCAGCAACACCAGGAGCTTTTGTGGACGGATATCAAATACATCCTGGGCCATAATCCCCTGTTCCCTGCATACAGCGAAAAGGCGCCTGCAGCCACGCAAAAAATGGCGAAACCCGGCTTTTTGCAGGTACAGGAAGGGTTGTACGATATCGGTTATGAGGGAGATGGCTTTTGCTATGATAATGAACTGGACCGGCATCCGGTGTACATACAGGATTTCAGGATCGCATCGGAACTGGTAACGAACGAAGAATACCTGGCCTTTATCCATGAAGGCGGATACAAGAACTTCGTACACTGGCATGCCGAGGGTTGGGACTGGGTAAAAAATAATGCCGTGGAAGCCCCGCTGTATTGGCATTACATCGACGGGCAATGGTACAATTACACCTTGCAGGGCCTGCAACCGGTCAACATGCAGGACCCGGTAACGCATGTCAGCTACTACGAAGCGGCCGCCTACGCTGCCTGGCAGGGAAAGCGCCTGCCTACGGAATTTGAATGGGAAGCCGCGGCAGACCGTTTTGCCTGGGGGAAATGCTGGGAATGGACGGAAAGCGCATACCTCCCCTATCCCGGTTTTACCCGCGCTCCCGGCGCTGTAGGAGAATATAACGGTAAATTCATGGTGAACCAGAAAGTGCTGCGGGGCGCATCCGCATTTACGTCCCCGGGGCATCAGCGGATCACTTACCGGAATTTCTTTCATCCGCATTTGAGATGGCAGCTGACTGGCATCCGGCTTGCACAATAA
- a CDS encoding ABC transporter ATP-binding protein yields MIEVSHLRKSFGNTVAVKDISFEVNTGENLILLGTSGCGKTTTLRMLNRLIMPESGNIRINGRDVRSVSPEKLRRGIGYVMQQTGLFPHYTIAENIAIVPKLEKWPGEKINARTRELMHKLGLSYDTHVHMFPHELSGGQQQRVGIARALAADPPVLLMDEPFGALDPITRQKIRNDFKEVDELKRKTIVMVTHDVQDAFALATRICLMDKGAIVQLGTPEELREKPVNDFVSRFLQGEYNHAT; encoded by the coding sequence ATGATTGAAGTCTCGCATCTCCGAAAGTCCTTCGGCAATACGGTTGCTGTAAAGGATATATCATTTGAAGTAAATACGGGCGAAAACCTTATACTTCTCGGCACCAGCGGCTGTGGAAAAACCACCACACTGCGGATGCTTAACCGCCTCATTATGCCTGAATCCGGCAACATCCGCATCAACGGCAGGGATGTACGGTCGGTTTCCCCGGAAAAATTACGCCGGGGGATAGGGTATGTCATGCAGCAGACGGGATTGTTTCCGCATTATACCATAGCGGAAAATATCGCCATTGTGCCTAAACTGGAAAAGTGGCCAGGTGAAAAGATCAATGCGCGCACGCGGGAGCTGATGCATAAGCTGGGCTTGTCTTACGACACGCATGTGCATATGTTCCCGCATGAACTGAGCGGCGGCCAGCAGCAACGGGTAGGCATTGCGCGCGCGCTGGCGGCGGACCCGCCGGTATTATTGATGGATGAGCCGTTCGGTGCGCTGGACCCTATTACGCGGCAGAAGATCAGGAATGATTTCAAAGAAGTGGATGAGCTGAAGCGAAAGACCATCGTGATGGTCACGCATGATGTACAGGACGCTTTTGCCCTGGCTACGCGCATCTGCCTGATGGATAAAGGCGCCATTGTGCAGCTGGGCACACCGGAAGAACTGCGGGAAAAACCGGTGAACGATTTTGTGAGCCGTTTCCTTCAGGGAGAATATAACCACGCAACATGA
- a CDS encoding glycoside hydrolase family 105 protein, which translates to MLTAKRYSVLCWLLLCTWNVQAQERSMAKEMAATVMHIWKDSLSMHPGRPVKWTYDQGVVLRGIEGLWRRTGDTAYLAYIRKCMDHFVQPDGSIRTYKQQDYNIDNVMPGRNLLLLYQVTGGEKYRKAVDILRSQLATHPRTKAGGFWHKKIYPWQMWLDGLYMAQPFYAEYAVAFREDTIFHDITRQFVLMEQVSRDARTGLLYHGYDESRRQKWADPVTGRSPHFWGRAMGWYGMALVDALEHFPATHPGKAQLTAILNRLAVAVTKYQDKKTGLWWDIVDLPDKAKNYREASASAMFVYTLAKGVRLGLLPAKYKKVAAKAYQGIIREFVKKDEQRYVHLHGTVSVSGLGGNPYRDGSFDYYMSEKVVVDDPKGVGSFLQAANEME; encoded by the coding sequence ATGTTGACAGCTAAACGATACAGTGTATTATGCTGGCTGCTGCTCTGCACATGGAACGTGCAGGCGCAGGAAAGGTCCATGGCGAAGGAAATGGCGGCTACGGTCATGCATATATGGAAAGACTCCCTCTCCATGCATCCCGGAAGACCTGTTAAATGGACTTATGACCAGGGCGTAGTATTACGCGGTATCGAAGGGCTCTGGCGCCGCACGGGAGATACGGCTTACCTGGCTTACATCCGGAAGTGCATGGACCATTTCGTGCAGCCGGACGGGAGCATCCGCACCTATAAACAACAGGATTACAATATCGATAACGTGATGCCCGGCCGCAATTTGCTGCTGCTTTACCAGGTAACGGGCGGGGAAAAATACCGCAAAGCGGTGGACATACTGCGCAGCCAGCTGGCCACGCATCCCCGCACAAAAGCAGGAGGTTTCTGGCACAAAAAGATCTATCCCTGGCAGATGTGGCTGGACGGCCTGTATATGGCGCAGCCCTTCTATGCGGAATATGCCGTGGCGTTCCGGGAAGATACCATCTTCCATGATATCACCCGGCAGTTCGTACTGATGGAACAGGTGTCCCGCGATGCCCGCACAGGCCTGCTGTATCACGGATATGACGAATCGCGCCGGCAAAAATGGGCCGACCCGGTTACGGGCCGCTCCCCGCATTTCTGGGGCAGGGCAATGGGATGGTATGGCATGGCCCTCGTGGATGCGCTGGAACATTTTCCCGCTACGCATCCCGGTAAAGCGCAGCTGACCGCTATACTCAACAGGCTGGCCGTAGCGGTGACAAAATACCAGGATAAAAAAACGGGCCTTTGGTGGGATATCGTCGATCTGCCCGACAAAGCAAAGAATTACCGGGAAGCCTCCGCTTCCGCCATGTTCGTGTACACGCTGGCGAAAGGCGTACGGCTGGGGCTGTTGCCGGCAAAGTATAAAAAGGTGGCTGCAAAAGCCTATCAGGGCATTATCCGTGAGTTCGTGAAAAAAGACGAACAGAGATATGTCCACCTGCATGGCACGGTAAGCGTGTCCGGCCTCGGCGGCAATCCTTACCGCGATGGCAGCTTTGATTATTATATGAGTGAAAAGGTGGTAGTGGATGACCCCAAAGGAGTAGGGTCTTTTCTGCAGGCCGCCAATGAAATGGAGTAA